In Armatimonadota bacterium, a single genomic region encodes these proteins:
- the pruA gene encoding L-glutamate gamma-semialdehyde dehydrogenase: MNYGDFHYALPVNEPVLSYAPGTPERARLKEALAELKAEQVDVPMYIGGEEVRTGKTVTMHPPHERAHTLGVFHAGDSSHVEEAIEAALAAREAWSNMSWESRANIFLRAADLIATKYRPYMNGTTMLAQSKNAFQAEIDAACEIIDFLRFNVHFLSEIYAQQPISGPGMHNRLEYRPLEGFVLAVTPFNFTAIGGNLPTSAAMCGNVVVWKPASTQVYSAQMFMRVLKEAGLPDGVINLIYVDGPTIGRVCFNHRDFAGVHFTGSTGVFNTMWKQIGEGLATNIYKSYPRIVGETGGKDFVVAHKSADPAVVATALLRGAFEYQGQKCSAASRCYVPSNIAPRVRELLIEGAKSFKQGSVEDFGCFVNAVIDEKSFDNIAAYIDKARADGQNILVGGSYDKSVGYFVEPTVIEVTDPKYRTMCEEIFGPVLTMYVYDEERWEETLKLVDETSPYALTGAVISQDRYAVETATKMLRNAAGNFYINDKPTGAVVGQQPFGGARASGTNDKAGSALNLYRWLSARTIKETFVPPTDYRYPFLASE, translated from the coding sequence ATGAATTATGGTGACTTTCACTACGCTCTGCCCGTCAATGAACCCGTTTTGAGCTACGCTCCGGGCACCCCAGAGCGGGCGCGACTGAAGGAAGCTCTGGCAGAGCTGAAGGCGGAGCAAGTGGATGTTCCTATGTACATCGGCGGCGAAGAAGTCCGAACCGGGAAAACGGTGACCATGCACCCACCGCACGAGCGAGCTCACACGCTAGGTGTTTTCCACGCTGGAGATTCATCCCATGTTGAGGAAGCCATCGAAGCCGCACTTGCCGCTCGCGAGGCTTGGAGCAACATGAGCTGGGAAAGCCGGGCGAACATCTTCCTCCGAGCCGCCGACCTGATTGCCACCAAGTACCGTCCCTACATGAACGGCACCACGATGCTGGCACAGTCGAAGAACGCCTTCCAGGCTGAGATTGATGCCGCTTGCGAGATCATCGACTTCCTCCGCTTCAACGTCCACTTCCTCAGCGAAATCTATGCCCAACAGCCGATTAGCGGACCCGGAATGCACAACCGCTTGGAATACCGACCGCTCGAGGGTTTTGTTCTCGCCGTCACTCCGTTCAACTTCACCGCCATCGGCGGAAACCTGCCTACCTCGGCGGCGATGTGCGGAAACGTGGTCGTCTGGAAGCCCGCGAGCACTCAGGTCTACAGCGCGCAGATGTTCATGCGAGTCCTGAAGGAAGCCGGACTTCCGGATGGCGTTATTAACCTCATTTACGTGGATGGACCGACCATCGGACGGGTTTGCTTCAACCACCGCGACTTCGCTGGAGTCCACTTCACTGGCTCAACCGGAGTCTTCAACACGATGTGGAAGCAGATCGGCGAAGGGCTTGCAACCAACATCTACAAGTCGTATCCTCGAATCGTCGGTGAGACGGGTGGAAAGGACTTTGTTGTCGCCCACAAGTCGGCAGATCCGGCTGTCGTCGCAACTGCACTCTTGCGCGGGGCTTTTGAGTATCAAGGGCAGAAGTGCTCTGCGGCTTCGCGATGCTACGTTCCCTCGAACATCGCTCCTCGCGTTCGCGAACTATTGATTGAAGGTGCGAAGTCATTCAAGCAAGGTTCGGTCGAGGACTTCGGCTGCTTTGTGAATGCGGTGATTGATGAGAAGAGCTTTGACAACATCGCGGCCTACATCGACAAAGCTAGGGCGGATGGTCAGAACATTTTGGTGGGCGGTAGTTACGATAAGTCTGTGGGCTACTTTGTCGAGCCGACCGTCATCGAAGTCACTGATCCGAAGTACCGCACGATGTGCGAAGAGATCTTCGGGCCAGTTTTAACGATGTACGTTTACGACGAAGAGAGGTGGGAAGAGACTCTCAAACTGGTCGATGAGACCTCACCTTACGCCCTCACCGGTGCGGTGATCTCCCAAGATCGCTATGCGGTCGAAACGGCAACCAAGATGCTTCGAAATGCCGCTGGAAACTTCTACATCAACGACAAGCCGACCGGCGCTGTCGTTGGTCAACAGCCCTTCGGCGGAGCCCGGGCGAGCGGAACAAACGATAAGGCGGGTTCGGCACTCAACCTCTACCGCTGGCTCTCGGCTCGAACGATTAAGGAAACTTTCGTTCCTCCGACCGACTACCGCTATCCGTTCCTAGCGAGTGAATAA